Genomic segment of Siniperca chuatsi isolate FFG_IHB_CAS linkage group LG16, ASM2008510v1, whole genome shotgun sequence:
TAAAAGCTAATTCTTTGCTTTGAACATCACACACCGAGGTCAACAAGGACGAGTGAATATTCAACACTGACTCTTTGGCTTTCTGTCTTCCAGCCACGTGGTTCCTTACGGGTTTGGTTCAGTCCGCCTCAGGAGGGAGCTCGGCCGCTGCCTCTGCACAGACAAACAGGACGCCGAGTGTTTGAGCTTCTGCTCCGTCCAGAGGCAAGCAgagtgaggacacacacacacacacacacacataaattgaGAGAAACACAGACTAATAAAATACACTCATGTTTCTCAtcccattttcttttcctcagaGGGGAAAATGCTGAGGTGAAGACAGAGACTGACAAACGATTGAAGAGTAACAGAGCTGCATTCTGGGAAAAAAGGAGCcgacacacactcaaacaccagacctgagagagaggagaaactaCACCAACGGAGGTCCTTTATGCATCAGAAATAACCACAATGGACCCTTTAGTTCGTCTCTCTGCCCTGATGACAGTTTGgacatgtacagtgtgtgtgtattatgtaaatgtaatgatgGTGAAGTATTAGGATAGGAGTGCTGACTACTGACAAGCTCatctttttgacatttggctGATGACACACAGGGAGGGAGTTGAACCTGTGACCTTTCTGTTACTGGATGATCTCAGCTGATTTGTAATACTGAGGGGcggaaaacatttcagtttagGCTGCTACCAGAAATTACACAGCTTTGGGAAGAAAGGCCCAGAAATGTACAACTTATTGGTTTTTAAAGGTCCAgcgtggaggatttagtggcctctagtggtgaaattgcagtttgcaaccatttgaatccggctcgcctcgccctccccttccaagtgtgtaggagaaactacggtggccacgaaaaaaaaaaacccctaacggccctatctagagccagggtttggtttgtccgttctgggctcctgtagaaacgtggcggtgcaacatggcggcctccgtggaaagAGACCCGCTCCCTCTGGAGATATagacggctcattctaaggtaacgaaaacacaacgcttcttattttcaggtgattgtacactaatgaaaacacacttctgaatattatattccatgtctgctaatagctcctcctaaatgtgacacactggaccttttaattCCAAATTCTTCCTGTAAAGTGTCGGTGCAGTCAAACACAGCTCTGTTGTTGTGGGCGGAAAACCTCACATCTCCAGCcttgtttttacacacatttacatttgtctgCGTTAGTTTTATGGGTTTTTATGAAGACCGGTGATATATAGATCATACGGAGGGCCATTTACATAGAAAGTATTTGCATGGAcacttttatttctctgtgttcACGTACAGTCATCTGACGTAATATTTAAGAGAGGGCCgtcaaaaacatttgaagaatGAAGTGATTTTGAGCAAAAAGCCataatatgaaaacaaagttCTAATTTTATAAGAAAAGGTCATAATACTGTAATATGAGTTAAAGCTGTAATTTtaggagaaaataaaattacaataagtCGTACTTTTCAAGAAAAAGTCGTAATCTGATATGAGAATAAAGTCGTGGGAACAGATATATTTGGAGAGCAGTGACGTATGTTGTGACTGGGGAACACTGGATTATGTGGACACTATCACAGTTACTGACTCTAAACTAACTGTAGTTTTTCTCAAAGtatgaataaacatttttgtcaaGTTATGACTTTATCTTGAAATAGGactttttcatgtaaaattacaactttattctcaaattattacaattattttataaaattacaGCTTTATCTTGAAATGGTACAACTTTTTCTAGTCTGACTTTATTATTGAACTATTAGATTTTCTTGTATATTTTCAACTTTATTCTTGAGATGTTACAACTTGTAATATTATGATTTTTTGTtctcaaaacagtaaaatttctcttaaaacataaaatatttagactttattttcaaaatctcAGCAGCGGCCTGTCATCACCTTCTAGATTTGACTTTTTGACAAAGAATAAGCTATTACAAACATTGTGTGATTTTAGAGGTTTCTTGCAGTGAACTCTGAAATCATAGTTCCTGCAACTGTGCATAGACAACaggacaacatttttaaaagctatGAAATGTTCACTGTAATGGATCCTCAGTAGGTTTCATGTCTCTGCAAACTTTCCAGTGTCCTGAAGTGAAAGTAGGAACATGTGGCTGAACATGTGGCAGCAGCTGTAGTAGCTTTAGAAAATGGTCCCAAAGCATAACTTGAAGAATAAGTTATGAACAGTGAGCTAAAACATGTCAAACCAACCGTACGGTGCTTAGGTTTTGTTAAATATTATGTCACATTTGAACTGGAGTTATGAGGTTTTCCCATAACAAGAGTGTCCTGTAGCTGTCGGTCAGTCGTCCTGTTCTCACAGCTTTAGAAATCTTTGTCTGAATGTGAATGGTAATGTctcagttttacagtttgtgtaaacaacacaaaacatgttgttgttgttttggagaatctttttattttcacaagaATGCATGCAGTTTAATTATTGTGCTAAGTCTCCAGCAGAGTTGTTCTTTTATGCCTtattgataactttagttattCCTCCAACATGTCAAAGTATCCCTGAAAATGACACAAAGAGATGTTGGactgtaaaacaaatatttatttacccTACACTGAAGTATACTCACAATGTGTAACCTCCCTCTGCGCATGTGGAATATAACCAAAATAACGTTTAAATACATCAGCCTCTCAACAGAACTGTAAGTACTTTAAGTGCCATCAGCGTCTCCTCAGTAGTATAACTCAGTCTGTCATTAGAGGCAGGAGTGGCGGGTTGGTGACTTGACCTTTTGCTGGAAGTGACGGGACTGCTGACTCTGATCCGAGGCGCTGTGCCCATGTAACCCCTTTACGCCCGTCAGAAAACCACAACACGCTCggctctctctcactttttctcaCTGTAGTTCCTTCAGGCCAAAAAAAGAACAGGTAAGAATGTAATGAACTGTGAGGCCTCGGGACAGTTTGAAACGTGATTACAGAAACAGCTCATGTTAAGTGCTGCCTTCTAGGACTGATGATACAGAAACTGAGGTTTTCTG
This window contains:
- the si:ch211-202p1.5 gene encoding endothelin-1 isoform X3, yielding MDFLYFWLLTTTLMLTHQHQASTFSVTSPTTEEGPLEQLPHTAHRREKRCSCENQKDKECIFFCHIGIVWVNTPSHVVPYGFGSVRLRRELGRCLCTDKQDAECLSFCSVQRQAEGENAEVKTETDKRLKSNRAAFWEKRSRHTLKHQT